The following proteins are encoded in a genomic region of Oryzias latipes chromosome 17, ASM223467v1:
- the LOC101161266 gene encoding cAMP-specific 3',5'-cyclic phosphodiesterase 4C isoform X6, translating into MNKESRFSRKMHGSFSTRRHSCIGFDVENGLSAGRGGPIDAQVNPGSGLVLQANFPHSQRRESFLYRSDSDFDLSPKGPTRNPSSASDLEESLKHWEVNWLSSRHSEDMIVTPFAQVLASLRTVRNNFSTITGQQDRTVSKMRSSNNPPSVSKTSLAEEPDQQLAIETLDELDWCLEQLETLKTRHSVSEMASNKFKRMLNRELTQLSETSRSGNQVSEFISSTFLEKSHDMDIMSPPSKEKDKRKRPMSQISGVRKPTYSLAPSSIPRFGVNASQEGLLAKHLNIPNNGFCLQQLEDINRWGIDIFKVAEYSGTRPLTVTMYSIFQERDLLKTFKIPVDIFINFVMTLEDHYHSEVAYHNNIHAADVVQSMHVLLSTPALEAVFTDLEILAALFASAIHDVDHPGVSNQFLINTNSELALMYNDMSVLENHHLAVGFKLLQEDQCDIFQDLSKKQRQSLRKMVIDMVLATDMSKHMNLLADLKTMVETKKVTSLGVLLLDNYSDRIQVLQNMVHCADLSNPTKPLELYRKWTDRIMVEFFTQGDRERDKGMEISPMCDKHNASIEKNQVGFIDYIAHPLWETWADLVHPDAQEILDTLEDNREWYQSMIPHSPSPGPETQEEEGLPEEASATASGSCSTSADKFHFELTLEEEEESDTESSTEDERGYGRTKNSSECGSSAALQRNQAPSKDPGRTFSVGLKSDAAEEGAPEVPHFTLGT; encoded by the exons CTTTGATGTGGAAAATGGATTATCTGCGGGACGCGGCGGCCCCATTGATGCCCAGGTCAACCCTGGTTCTGGTTTGGTTCTACAGGCCAACTTCCCCCACAGTCAGCGGCGGGAATCCTTTCTCTACCGCTCTGACTCAGACTTTGACCTCTCACCCAAAGGTCCCACTAGAAACCCTTCAAGTGCCAGTGACCT GGAAGAAAGCTTGAAGCACTGGGAGGTCAACTGGCTGTCATCTCG acATTCAGAGGACATGATTGTCACGCCATTTGCACAG GTTCTTGCCAGCCTGAGGACAGTTAGAAATAACTTTTCCACCATAACAGGCCAGCAGGATCGCACAGTCAGCAA GATGCGATCTTCAAACAATCCACCATCAGTGTCCAAGACCAGCCTGGCAG AAGAGCCAGATCAACAGCTGGCCATAGAAACCCTAGACGAACTGGACTGGTGTCTGGAGCAACTTGAAACACTGAAGACTCGACACTCTGTCAGCGAAATGGCTTCAAACAAG TTTAAGAGGATGCTGAATCGAGAGCTCACTCAGCTGTCAGAGACTAGTCGTTCAGGGAACCAGGTGTCAGAGTTTATCTCCAGTACCTTTCTAG AAAAGTCACATGACATGGACATCATGTCACCCCCATCCAAGGAAAAGGACAAAAGGAAAAGACCTATGTCCCAGATCAGTGGTGTGAGGAAGCCAACCTATAGCCTTGCTCCTTCTTCCATACCTCGCTTTGGTGTCAATGCTAGCCAGGAGGGACTTCTAGCAAAG CATCTTAACATACCAAACAATGGATTTTGTTTGCAGCAACTTGAAGACATAAACAGATGGGGTATTGACATCTTTAAGGTTGCAGAGTATTCTGGCACCCGCCCACTAACAGTCACAATGTACTCCATCTTTCAG GAACGTGATTTACTTAAAACCTTCAAGATTCCAGTGGACATCTTCATAAACTTTGTGATGACACTTGAAGATCACTACCATTCTGAAGTAGCTTACCACAACAACATCCATGCTGCAGATGTGGTCCAGTCAATGCATGTCCTTCTGTCCACACCTGCACTGGAG GCTGTCTTTACTGACCTGGAGATCCTTGCTGCACTGTTTGCGAGTGCAATTCATGATGTGGATCACCCTGGAGTTTCCAACCAGTTTCTCATTAATACCA ACTCTGAGCTCGCGCTCATGTATAATGACATGTCAGTGCTGGAGAATCACCACCTGGCTGTCGGCTTCAAACTTCTGCAGGAGGACCAGTGTGACATCTTCCAGGACTTAAGCAAAAAGCAAAGGCAGTCGTTGCGCAAAATGGTCATTGATATG GTTCTGGCAACTGACATGTCTAAACACATGAACCTGTTAGCAGACCTGAAAACTATGGTTGAAACAAAGAAAGTCACCAGTCTAGGCGTCCTGCTCCTCGACAATTATTCTGATCGCATACAG GTTCTTCAGAACATGGTTCACTGTGCAGACCTGAGTAATCCCACTAAACCTCTTGAACTGTACCGCAAATGGACAGATCGCATCATGGTGGAATTTTTCACTCAAGGGGACAGGGAGAGAGACAAAGGAATGGAGATCAGCCCGATGTGTGATAAACACAATGCCTCCATTGAGAAAAACCAG GTAGGGTTCATTGACTACATCGCCCATCCTCTTTGGGAGACGTGGGCCGACTTAGTACACCCTGACGCACAGGAGATCCTGGACACCCTAGAGGACAACAGAGAGTGGTACCAGAGCATGATACCTCATAGCCCCTCACCAGGGCCAGAAACCCAGGAGGAAGAAGGCCTTCCAGAGGAAGCGTCAGCAACTGCCTCGGGGAGCTGCTCCACATCAGCTGACAAGTTTCACTTTGAATTAACactggaagaggaggaggaatcCGATACAGAGAGTTCAACTGAGGATGAGCGGGGCTATGGCAGAACCAAGAACAGCAGTGAATGTGGTTCTTCTGCAGCTCTACAGCGTAACCAGGCCCCCAGCAAAGACCCGGGCAGGACATTTTCTGTTGGCCTCAAGAGTGATGCGGCAGAGGAAGGTGCCCCTGAGGTGCCCCACTTCACACTGGGCACATAA
- the LOC101161266 gene encoding cAMP-specific 3',5'-cyclic phosphodiesterase 4C isoform X5 — MRSAKRPRAAGQPGRGGHSRKRTGLSRDQTGHMFKTKRGKRQDPERRGCFDVENGLSAGRGGPIDAQVNPGSGLVLQANFPHSQRRESFLYRSDSDFDLSPKGPTRNPSSASDLEESLKHWEVNWLSSRHSEDMIVTPFAQVLASLRTVRNNFSTITGQQDRTVSKMRSSNNPPSVSKTSLAEEPDQQLAIETLDELDWCLEQLETLKTRHSVSEMASNKFKRMLNRELTQLSETSRSGNQVSEFISSTFLEKSHDMDIMSPPSKEKDKRKRPMSQISGVRKPTYSLAPSSIPRFGVNASQEGLLAKHLNIPNNGFCLQQLEDINRWGIDIFKVAEYSGTRPLTVTMYSIFQERDLLKTFKIPVDIFINFVMTLEDHYHSEVAYHNNIHAADVVQSMHVLLSTPALEAVFTDLEILAALFASAIHDVDHPGVSNQFLINTNSELALMYNDMSVLENHHLAVGFKLLQEDQCDIFQDLSKKQRQSLRKMVIDMVLATDMSKHMNLLADLKTMVETKKVTSLGVLLLDNYSDRIQVLQNMVHCADLSNPTKPLELYRKWTDRIMVEFFTQGDRERDKGMEISPMCDKHNASIEKNQVGFIDYIAHPLWETWADLVHPDAQEILDTLEDNREWYQSMIPHSPSPGPETQEEEGLPEEASATASGSCSTSADKFHFELTLEEEEESDTESSTEDERGYGRTKNSSECGSSAALQRNQAPSKDPGRTFSVGLKSDAAEEGAPEVPHFTLGT, encoded by the exons ATGAGAAGTGCCAAGAGGCCACGGGCAGCCGGACAGCCCGGCAGAGGGGGACACTCCAGGAAgcgaactggactgagcagAGACCAGACGGGCCACATGTTCAAGACCAAAAGAGGGAAAAGACAGGATCCAGAGAGAAGAGGATG CTTTGATGTGGAAAATGGATTATCTGCGGGACGCGGCGGCCCCATTGATGCCCAGGTCAACCCTGGTTCTGGTTTGGTTCTACAGGCCAACTTCCCCCACAGTCAGCGGCGGGAATCCTTTCTCTACCGCTCTGACTCAGACTTTGACCTCTCACCCAAAGGTCCCACTAGAAACCCTTCAAGTGCCAGTGACCT GGAAGAAAGCTTGAAGCACTGGGAGGTCAACTGGCTGTCATCTCG acATTCAGAGGACATGATTGTCACGCCATTTGCACAG GTTCTTGCCAGCCTGAGGACAGTTAGAAATAACTTTTCCACCATAACAGGCCAGCAGGATCGCACAGTCAGCAA GATGCGATCTTCAAACAATCCACCATCAGTGTCCAAGACCAGCCTGGCAG AAGAGCCAGATCAACAGCTGGCCATAGAAACCCTAGACGAACTGGACTGGTGTCTGGAGCAACTTGAAACACTGAAGACTCGACACTCTGTCAGCGAAATGGCTTCAAACAAG TTTAAGAGGATGCTGAATCGAGAGCTCACTCAGCTGTCAGAGACTAGTCGTTCAGGGAACCAGGTGTCAGAGTTTATCTCCAGTACCTTTCTAG AAAAGTCACATGACATGGACATCATGTCACCCCCATCCAAGGAAAAGGACAAAAGGAAAAGACCTATGTCCCAGATCAGTGGTGTGAGGAAGCCAACCTATAGCCTTGCTCCTTCTTCCATACCTCGCTTTGGTGTCAATGCTAGCCAGGAGGGACTTCTAGCAAAG CATCTTAACATACCAAACAATGGATTTTGTTTGCAGCAACTTGAAGACATAAACAGATGGGGTATTGACATCTTTAAGGTTGCAGAGTATTCTGGCACCCGCCCACTAACAGTCACAATGTACTCCATCTTTCAG GAACGTGATTTACTTAAAACCTTCAAGATTCCAGTGGACATCTTCATAAACTTTGTGATGACACTTGAAGATCACTACCATTCTGAAGTAGCTTACCACAACAACATCCATGCTGCAGATGTGGTCCAGTCAATGCATGTCCTTCTGTCCACACCTGCACTGGAG GCTGTCTTTACTGACCTGGAGATCCTTGCTGCACTGTTTGCGAGTGCAATTCATGATGTGGATCACCCTGGAGTTTCCAACCAGTTTCTCATTAATACCA ACTCTGAGCTCGCGCTCATGTATAATGACATGTCAGTGCTGGAGAATCACCACCTGGCTGTCGGCTTCAAACTTCTGCAGGAGGACCAGTGTGACATCTTCCAGGACTTAAGCAAAAAGCAAAGGCAGTCGTTGCGCAAAATGGTCATTGATATG GTTCTGGCAACTGACATGTCTAAACACATGAACCTGTTAGCAGACCTGAAAACTATGGTTGAAACAAAGAAAGTCACCAGTCTAGGCGTCCTGCTCCTCGACAATTATTCTGATCGCATACAG GTTCTTCAGAACATGGTTCACTGTGCAGACCTGAGTAATCCCACTAAACCTCTTGAACTGTACCGCAAATGGACAGATCGCATCATGGTGGAATTTTTCACTCAAGGGGACAGGGAGAGAGACAAAGGAATGGAGATCAGCCCGATGTGTGATAAACACAATGCCTCCATTGAGAAAAACCAG GTAGGGTTCATTGACTACATCGCCCATCCTCTTTGGGAGACGTGGGCCGACTTAGTACACCCTGACGCACAGGAGATCCTGGACACCCTAGAGGACAACAGAGAGTGGTACCAGAGCATGATACCTCATAGCCCCTCACCAGGGCCAGAAACCCAGGAGGAAGAAGGCCTTCCAGAGGAAGCGTCAGCAACTGCCTCGGGGAGCTGCTCCACATCAGCTGACAAGTTTCACTTTGAATTAACactggaagaggaggaggaatcCGATACAGAGAGTTCAACTGAGGATGAGCGGGGCTATGGCAGAACCAAGAACAGCAGTGAATGTGGTTCTTCTGCAGCTCTACAGCGTAACCAGGCCCCCAGCAAAGACCCGGGCAGGACATTTTCTGTTGGCCTCAAGAGTGATGCGGCAGAGGAAGGTGCCCCTGAGGTGCCCCACTTCACACTGGGCACATAA